The genomic segment CCGGCGCCAGCGCGGCCGAGCTGCTGCGCGCGGCGATTGCGCACAAGGTGGCGTTCATCCCCGGCGGCGCGTTCCACCCGTGCGGCGGCGGCGAGAACACGCTGCGGCTGAACTTCTCATTCTGCCCGCCCGATACCATCCGCGAGGGCATTGCGCGGCTGGGGCAGGTAATGCGCGAGCAGTTGCCTGCGTACCGCCCGCCGGTGGCGCCGGCAGTACCCATGCCGGGCTAACGCAGCGCGGCCCGGCGCCCATGGAGGTGGCCGATGATTGAGTTCGTGATTTACCAGGACGAGGCGGATCTGTATCGCTGGCGGCTCGTCACCGCGCAGGGCAAGACACTCGCCGTGGCGGCGGAAGGCTGCACGCGCGAAGCCGACCTGCGCTCGCAACTCGACCTGCTGCGGCACCAGGTACGGGTGGCGCGGGCGCGGCGCGAGAACCGCATGATCGAAGCGGAGATACCACAGATCTGAGCGCGTCCGCTCTACGCAAAAAGAACCGGCTGGCACGATGCCAGCCGGTCTCTGTTTGCTACGCCATCGTGTGAGAAATGTTGGGGCTGGGGGTATGCCATTGAACGCCCATTGGCGATTGGCCTTCCCTCAGGCCATCTTCGATGGGGATCAGAGCGTGAGCAGCGGGGAGTGCCGGCGCACGGCCGATCTTTTCAGTGCGCCGCTATACCCACTGATGCGTCCACTCGCTTTATCAATCCGCGCACGTTGCCCAAACAGCATGAGCCTTGCGGGTTTCGCAAATCACAGGCGCATTGGCCGGCGTTAATGCCCACGTTAATATCCTCTACGATGGCAGCGCGGGATTCAGGCGTGGCGATGCGAATTTCGCCTAGCGTGTGCCGGAAGCAGTAGCAGACGAAAACGTCATCGCTGTCCGGTTCTTTTTGATAGACTCGCTCGTGGAAGTGATCGACAGTGAAAACCTGCTTGCCATCGGGCGAGAAATAGACAACGGAGCACGTTTGTGTGCGGCAAAACAGATATTCCACGTCTCGCACTTCTCGCAAACTCACTGATAGGAGGGCTTTGACCGTTTGCCCCTGTACGGGCTTCCCGGTTTTACCACACTCCGGGCAAACGCCCATAGCGCGTGGCAGACGTTGGAAGTTCTGCGCCGGCAGCTCGCAAACGGCGTTCCCGGCTTCCGGTGGGCAACAGCAAGAATCAGTCATGGAAAGACTCCCTTCTCTGGATGATGACCTGCCCTGAATCGCGGTGG from the Chloroflexota bacterium genome contains:
- a CDS encoding copper chaperone Copz family protein — translated: MTDSCCCPPEAGNAVCELPAQNFQRLPRAMGVCPECGKTGKPVQGQTVKALLSVSLREVRDVEYLFCRTQTCSVVYFSPDGKQVFTVDHFHERVYQKEPDSDDVFVCYCFRHTLGEIRIATPESRAAIVEDINVGINAGQCACDLRNPQGSCCLGNVRGLIKRVDASVGIAAH